The sequence below is a genomic window from Haematobia irritans isolate KBUSLIRL chromosome 3, ASM5000362v1, whole genome shotgun sequence.
ttcaagtaaaaaatctttCTATCAGGAAAGTACATCTTCTACGGAAAAATGACATTCGTATTTTGGTCTTATgaccataatttttatacccttcaccactactgtggtacagggtataataagtttgtgtttcgtttagtataccgatcgtcttagaattaaattctgagtcgatatagcgatgtccgtctgtctgtctgtctgtccgtctgtctgtctgtctgtctgttgatgtatttttgtgtgcaaagtacagctcgcagttttagtccgattgtcctaaaatttggtatagagtcctgtttcggctcaaagacgatccccattgattttggaaaaaatcggttcagatttagatatagctgccatatatatttttcaccgatctggtcataattggcgtgtatatcaaccgatcttcctcaaattccgtacatccgaatattttatgagtctcgaaaaacttgcacaatatcaggcaaatcggttcaaatttagatatagctcccatatatagctttcgccggatttacactcatttgcccacagaggccaattttttgctccgatttagttgatattttgaacagggagtagaattagcattatagctatgcgtgtcaaatttggtggaaatcggttcagatttagatatatctcccatatatagctttcgcccgatttacactcaaatgaccacagaggccaattttttgctccgatttagttgaaattttgcacagggagtagaattagcattgtagctatgcgtgccaaatttggttgaaatcggttcagatttagatatagctcccatatatatgtttttctgatttcgacaaaaatggtcaaaataccaacattttccttgtaaaatcgccactgcttagtcgaaaagttgtaaaaattacgctaattttcctaaacttataatacatatatatcgagcgataaatcataaataaatttttgcgaagtttccttaaaattgtttcagatttaaatgtttcccatattttttacaaatattgtgttccaccctagtgcattagccaacttaacttttgagtctatagattttgtagaagtcttttcaaattctgtccagatcgagtgatatttaaatgtatgtatttgggacaaacttttatatatagcccccaacacggatgtgatatggtgtcgaaaatttatatctacaaagtggtgcaaggtataatatagtcggccccacccgactttagactttccttacttgttttttctgtatacaatacaaaaatatttttagaaattcctTACCatttacaatatatttttcttcattGTCATTGTTCATAAAATGTGGAATGGTAAATTTAGAATAAGGCAGCTTTTCCTCTCGTAAATCATTACAATCTTCCATTTTAATAGCTTCACTCCTAGGTCGGACTGGTATCAGGGGCGAATGATATACAGTCATGGGCATCTAAATGGAAGTGCATCAATTTTCTATCACAAAGTTAataatttcttacaaaaatctCTTACCATTCTCTCACGTAATTTTGCCTCAAATAAACCTTTACCACTTTCTAGTAGATCTTGATGCTGCATTGAACGACTCTCACATCGCAAACGTTCAGCTAAAGATTCATGTTCTGCCAAACCTGATGTGGCTGCAGCAATATAACGCTTGCCAATTTTACTGCTCAGATTTGGGATAAATCCCTCATAACCTGGAATAATGGGATGGTGATAAATGGAATCTATAAAATATGAACGATCCTCTAAGGCTTTTATTTCCTCCGCTGATGGTTCTTGCACGGGATGAGTTTGTGATGGTGttgacaatattaaattttctgcaTGTTTGGCACAAGGATCAAGAAGAAGTTTATGTGTCAATTTTGCATATGTTTTACCCTCTCGGAAGGCGAGTTGTGGGCAATGGCCGGTGTAGCTgcaagagaattttctatagaaaagggaaGTTTATTTGGCTTTTAATGCTTCTTACCCGGGAATGTAATGCGGTTCAGGAGTTATAACCAAATCCATTCTGTTTGAggttttactaaaatttctttaaatttttacaatatttttttaatatcttcttcgaatttactaaaatttcgaTTCTTTCATGAATTTACTACAATATTTGACATTTCATTGTTTTGTTACATTGACAATTAACTGTTTTGTCATATAGGGATTGCAGTAAAAATTCACAATCTTGAAGGGTATACATCGGACGAAGCCAACTACAGGATGGCtggtatgtaatgcaacaaaaaagaaattttattaaaaattcacaaTCTTGAAGGGCATACATCGGTTGAAGCCAACTACAGGATGGCtggtatgtaatgcaacaaaatacacattttattattcaaaagcaaaaactttagaaataaaatcaaagttCAGAATCAGTTGAGATTTGTTAGCACGAGACACAAATCTGTTCCGCATTATTTTGGGCCATTCCCGGCGAAGCGTCGTTTTAAGATAATCGacactttggaatttttttttgtgacaatCTCCAAGATTTTGTGTGGTCACAGGGGTGCAATTTTTAACAGGTTCATCattataaaagaacattttcataagtACTTAGAATGTTATGTCTTCATGTCACATTACACTTttatttcacaaaca
It includes:
- the LOC142230264 gene encoding CIMIP2 protein GA14893, with amino-acid sequence MDLVITPEPHYIPGYTGHCPQLAFREGKTYAKLTHKLLLDPCAKHAENLILSTPSQTHPVQEPSAEEIKALEDRSYFIDSIYHHPIIPGYEGFIPNLSSKIGKRYIAAATSGLAEHESLAERLRCESRSMQHQDLLESGKGLFEAKLRERMMPMTVYHSPLIPVRPRSEAIKMEDCNDLREEKLPYSKFTIPHFMNNDNEEKYIVNGYAGHIPMAMTRFGQSSKQLTNSALAEFTNNYHHRQSAEWCPMEMTGVASSCPNMGQFVIYHRTIGMIPRYAGHVPGEAFTIGRTFGNATVNAKRWLALHKD